A single genomic interval of Rhizobium leguminosarum bv. trifolii WSM1325 harbors:
- a CDS encoding short-chain dehydrogenase/reductase SDR (PFAM: short-chain dehydrogenase/reductase SDR; KR domain protein~KEGG: ret:RHE_CH01480 short chain dehydrogenase) produces MNHKRLRSALITGAAKRIGRAIAEDLAANGFSVAIHANGSIGEAEELVAELRRKGYRAIALQADLTDIGETGALVAKASEALGPVDLLINNASVFQHDSARSFNAATWALHFDLHVRAPSILAAAFAQQMPAEAAGLIVNIIDQRVWALRPSFYSYTLSKSALWTATQTLAQALAPRIRVNAIGPGPSMPSERQAMEDFQAQVSALILQRGPALEEFGQTIRFLYDTPSVTGQMIALDGGQHLAWQTPDVAEITE; encoded by the coding sequence TTGAACCACAAAAGACTTCGCTCGGCCCTTATAACAGGGGCTGCTAAGAGAATAGGCCGAGCAATCGCCGAAGACCTTGCTGCAAATGGCTTTTCCGTTGCCATCCACGCGAACGGCTCGATCGGTGAGGCAGAAGAGCTGGTGGCGGAATTGCGGCGGAAGGGATATCGAGCGATCGCGCTGCAAGCCGATCTCACCGATATCGGCGAAACGGGCGCGTTGGTCGCGAAGGCGTCGGAAGCGCTCGGGCCGGTCGATCTGCTCATCAATAATGCGTCGGTTTTTCAGCATGATTCCGCGCGTAGTTTCAATGCCGCCACATGGGCATTGCACTTCGACCTGCATGTTCGTGCGCCCTCTATCCTTGCTGCGGCCTTCGCGCAGCAGATGCCGGCTGAGGCAGCGGGGCTGATCGTCAATATCATCGACCAGCGGGTCTGGGCGCTGAGGCCCAGCTTCTATTCCTATACCCTCTCCAAATCCGCGCTGTGGACGGCGACGCAGACACTTGCACAGGCATTGGCGCCACGCATCCGCGTCAATGCCATCGGCCCCGGCCCGTCGATGCCGAGCGAGCGGCAGGCGATGGAGGACTTCCAAGCGCAGGTCTCAGCCCTTATCTTGCAGCGAGGGCCGGCGCTGGAGGAATTCGGACAAACGATTCGCTTCCTTTACGACACGCCCTCGGTCACCGGCCAGATGATTGCCCTAGACGGCGGCCAGCACCTTGCCTGGCAGACGCCCGATGTGGCGGAGATTACGGAATGA
- a CDS encoding porin (PFAM: porin; OmpA domain protein transmembrane region-containing protein~KEGG: ret:RHE_CH01481 outer membrane protein), which produces MRVLIAGLMASVFAIAGLSAAQAADAVDQIPEAPVAQDAPVKPAGNWEGFYLGGAGTYNMGDFGSDRHTYGFGGQVFTGYNWQQGQIVYGVESDLGYSGDDVSSGGVKNKYGWNGSVRGRVGYDMNPFLLYGTAGLAIGDVKVSDDTSDESKTNFGYTVGAGVEAFVTNNITTRLEYRYTDYQSKDYDLDSGSFSRGYDENSVKLGIGVKF; this is translated from the coding sequence ATGCGTGTACTCATTGCTGGCCTCATGGCCTCCGTTTTTGCGATTGCCGGCCTCTCGGCAGCTCAGGCGGCCGATGCCGTCGACCAGATTCCGGAAGCACCGGTCGCCCAGGACGCTCCAGTCAAGCCGGCAGGCAACTGGGAAGGCTTTTACCTCGGCGGCGCCGGCACCTACAACATGGGTGACTTCGGTTCCGACCGCCACACCTACGGTTTCGGCGGCCAGGTCTTCACCGGTTACAACTGGCAGCAGGGCCAGATCGTTTACGGTGTTGAATCCGATCTCGGCTACAGCGGCGACGACGTCTCCTCGGGCGGCGTCAAGAACAAGTATGGTTGGAACGGCTCCGTCCGTGGCCGCGTCGGCTACGACATGAACCCCTTCCTGCTCTACGGCACGGCCGGTCTTGCCATCGGCGACGTCAAGGTTTCCGACGACACCTCGGACGAAAGCAAGACGAACTTCGGCTACACGGTCGGCGCCGGCGTCGAAGCCTTCGTGACCAACAACATCACGACGCGCCTCGAATATCGCTACACCGACTACCAGAGCAAGGATTACGACCTCGACTCCGGCAGCTTCTCGCGCGGTTACGACGAGAACAGCGTCAAGCTCGGTATCGGCGTCAAGTTCTAA
- a CDS encoding protein of unknown function DUF519 (PFAM: protein of unknown function DUF519~KEGG: rec:RHECIAT_CH0001551 hypothetical protein) has product MNYRHIYHAGNFADVLKHVVLTRLIRYMQKKDGGFRVLDTHAGIGLYDLSLEEAQKTGEWLDGIGKLMEADLGPQVSELLEPYLSAIRELNPQGGIRFYPGSPKLARMLFRPQDRLSAMELHPEDYVRLHRLFEGDHHARITELDGWLALGAHLPPKEKRGIVLVDPPFEEEDEYQRLAEGLEKAYRRFPGGTYCLWYPLKKGAPIKEFHETLQALDIPKMLCAELAVRSDRGITGLTGSGLVIVNPPFTLKDELHQLLPALKDHLAQDRFASHRAFWLRGENKAVKDD; this is encoded by the coding sequence ATGAACTACCGCCACATTTATCACGCGGGCAACTTTGCCGATGTGCTGAAACATGTCGTGCTGACGCGGCTGATCCGCTACATGCAGAAGAAGGATGGCGGGTTCCGCGTGCTCGACACGCATGCCGGCATCGGGCTCTACGACCTCTCCTTGGAAGAAGCGCAGAAAACCGGCGAATGGCTCGATGGCATCGGCAAGCTGATGGAGGCAGACCTCGGCCCTCAGGTTTCCGAACTGCTGGAACCCTACCTCTCCGCAATCCGCGAACTCAATCCGCAGGGCGGCATCCGTTTCTATCCCGGATCGCCGAAACTTGCGCGCATGCTGTTCCGGCCGCAAGATCGGCTGTCGGCGATGGAACTGCACCCCGAGGACTATGTCAGGCTGCACCGGCTGTTCGAGGGCGATCACCATGCCCGCATCACCGAGCTTGACGGCTGGCTGGCGCTCGGCGCGCATCTGCCGCCGAAGGAGAAGCGCGGCATCGTCCTCGTCGATCCGCCCTTCGAGGAAGAGGACGAATATCAGCGGCTGGCCGAGGGACTGGAAAAAGCCTACCGCCGCTTTCCCGGCGGCACCTATTGCCTGTGGTATCCGCTGAAAAAGGGCGCGCCGATCAAGGAATTCCACGAGACGCTGCAGGCGCTCGACATCCCGAAAATGCTCTGCGCCGAACTCGCCGTTCGCAGCGACCGCGGCATTACGGGACTGACGGGCTCAGGCCTCGTCATCGTCAACCCGCCCTTCACGCTGAAGGATGAGTTGCACCAATTGCTGCCCGCATTGAAGGATCATCTGGCGCAAGACCGTTTCGCCTCTCACCGCGCCTTCTGGCTGCGTGGCGAGAACAAGGCGGTCAAGGACGATTGA
- a CDS encoding Nitrate reductase (PFAM: molybdopterin oxidoreductase; molybdopterin oxidoreductase Fe4S4 region; molydopterin dinucleotide-binding region~KEGG: ret:RHE_CH01484 anaerobic dehydrogenase protein), whose translation MNSRHGEFLWLLAVQALEYTNAMNIATPIHAKSEKPDNRVGHTACPHDCPSTCALEVEISEDGRIGRVRGANDHSYTSGVICAKVARYAERLYHPDRLMHPLRRAGAKGAGQWQQISWDDALDEIAEAFVKAEARDGSEAVWPYFYAGTMGWVQRDSIDRLRHAKRYSGFFSSICTNPAWTGFTMATGTLRGPDPREMGRTDCVVIWGTNAVSTQVNVMTHAIKSRKERGAKIVVIDIYDNPTMKQADMALIVRPGTDAALACAVMHIAFRDGYADRDYMARYADDPAGLEAHLKTKTPQWAAAITGLSIEEIEAFASLVGTTKKTFFRLGYGFTRQRNGAVAMHAAASVATVLGSWQYEGGGAFHSNSDIFRMNSAELTGRSMKDADIRMLDQSQIGRVLTGDAVALRHRGPVTAMLIQNTNPANIAPEQRLVRRGFAREDLFVAVHEQFLTETAEIANIVIPATMFVEHDDIYRAGGQNHILLGPKLVEPPPTVRTNLFVIEELAKRLGVADRPGFGFTAREMVDRILESSGLPDYDHFLEHKWFDRQPAFEEAHYLNGFAHPDGKFHFRPDWINQPAPNKPPAAIGALGPHAALPDFPDQVDVIEVADPEHPFRLATSPARNFLNSSFSETKTSRQKEGRPEVMINPADAEANGITHGDLVRIGNSRGDLRIHARITTEVKSGVLIAEGLWPNKAHVDGEGINVLTGADPVAPYGGAAVHDNKVWLRRDAA comes from the coding sequence ATGAATTCGCGTCATGGGGAATTTTTGTGGCTTTTGGCCGTGCAAGCCTTGGAATATACAAATGCCATGAACATTGCGACCCCCATCCACGCCAAATCAGAAAAGCCGGACAATAGGGTGGGCCACACGGCCTGTCCGCATGACTGTCCCTCCACCTGCGCACTGGAGGTCGAGATATCGGAGGATGGCCGCATCGGCCGCGTGCGCGGCGCCAATGACCATTCCTACACGTCAGGCGTCATCTGCGCCAAGGTCGCCCGTTATGCCGAGCGGCTCTACCATCCCGACCGCCTGATGCATCCGTTGCGCCGCGCCGGCGCCAAGGGGGCAGGGCAGTGGCAGCAGATTTCTTGGGACGATGCGCTGGATGAGATCGCCGAAGCCTTTGTGAAAGCCGAGGCAAGGGACGGCAGCGAGGCGGTCTGGCCCTATTTCTACGCCGGTACGATGGGCTGGGTGCAGCGCGATTCCATCGATCGCCTCCGTCATGCCAAGCGTTACTCCGGTTTCTTCTCTTCGATCTGCACCAACCCGGCCTGGACCGGCTTCACCATGGCGACCGGCACGCTGCGCGGTCCCGATCCACGCGAGATGGGCCGCACCGATTGCGTCGTCATCTGGGGCACCAACGCGGTGTCGACGCAGGTCAATGTGATGACCCACGCCATCAAGTCGCGCAAGGAGCGCGGCGCGAAGATCGTCGTCATCGACATCTACGACAATCCGACGATGAAGCAGGCCGACATGGCGCTGATCGTCAGGCCGGGTACCGACGCCGCGCTCGCCTGCGCCGTCATGCACATCGCCTTCCGCGACGGTTACGCCGACCGCGATTACATGGCGAGATACGCCGATGATCCCGCCGGTCTCGAAGCGCATCTGAAAACCAAGACGCCGCAATGGGCCGCTGCTATCACCGGCCTTTCGATCGAGGAGATCGAAGCCTTCGCCAGCCTCGTCGGCACGACGAAGAAGACCTTCTTCCGCCTGGGTTACGGCTTCACCCGCCAGCGCAACGGCGCGGTCGCCATGCATGCGGCCGCCTCGGTCGCCACCGTTCTCGGCTCCTGGCAATATGAGGGCGGCGGCGCCTTCCATTCGAACAGCGATATCTTCCGCATGAACAGCGCCGAACTGACCGGCCGGTCGATGAAGGATGCCGATATCCGCATGCTCGACCAGTCGCAGATCGGCCGCGTGCTGACCGGCGATGCCGTGGCGCTGCGCCATCGCGGCCCGGTGACGGCTATGCTGATCCAGAACACCAATCCCGCCAACATCGCCCCCGAGCAGCGCCTCGTCAGACGTGGCTTTGCCCGTGAGGACCTCTTCGTTGCCGTCCACGAGCAGTTCCTGACCGAAACGGCCGAGATCGCCAATATCGTCATTCCGGCAACGATGTTCGTCGAACATGACGACATCTACCGGGCCGGCGGCCAGAACCATATCCTGCTGGGACCGAAGCTGGTCGAGCCACCGCCCACCGTGCGCACCAATCTCTTCGTCATCGAGGAACTGGCCAAACGCCTCGGCGTCGCCGATCGCCCAGGCTTCGGCTTTACCGCCCGCGAGATGGTCGACCGCATCCTCGAATCGAGCGGCCTGCCGGATTACGATCATTTCCTCGAACACAAATGGTTCGATCGCCAGCCCGCTTTCGAGGAAGCGCATTATCTGAACGGCTTTGCCCATCCGGACGGCAAGTTCCACTTTCGCCCGGACTGGATCAATCAGCCGGCGCCGAACAAACCGCCGGCGGCAATCGGCGCGCTCGGTCCGCACGCAGCGCTTCCAGACTTCCCCGATCAGGTCGATGTCATCGAAGTCGCCGATCCCGAGCATCCCTTCCGCCTCGCCACGTCGCCGGCGCGCAACTTCCTGAATTCGAGCTTTTCGGAAACCAAGACCTCCCGGCAGAAAGAAGGCCGCCCTGAAGTGATGATCAATCCGGCCGACGCCGAAGCCAACGGCATCACCCATGGCGATCTCGTCCGCATCGGTAACAGCCGCGGCGATCTGCGCATCCACGCCCGCATCACCACTGAAGTGAAATCAGGCGTGCTGATTGCCGAGGGCCTTTGGCCGAACAAGGCGCATGTCGACGGCGAGGGCATCAACGTCTTGACCGGCGCCGACCCCGTCGCGCCTTATGGCGGTGCGGCCGTGCACGACAACAAGGTCTGGCTTCGCAGGGACGCAGCATGA
- a CDS encoding NUDIX hydrolase (PFAM: NUDIX hydrolase~KEGG: rec:RHECIAT_CH0001553 ADP-ribose pyrophosphatase protein) encodes MMQPKSRVKIAGEETLSNGWTRLSSYLLDYIDRKGATHRLKREVYHRTPAACILLYDPRRDLVVLVRQFRLAVHLNGDPSWIIEVPAGLLDDDHPETAIRREAMEETGYRLREARFLFKSYTSPGAVTEVVHFFAALVDIADRVAEGGGLDEEHEDIEVLEIPLDEAATMIETGEIFDVKTIVLLQWALLNRAKLTA; translated from the coding sequence ATGATGCAGCCGAAATCCCGGGTGAAAATCGCCGGCGAGGAAACCCTGTCGAATGGGTGGACGCGGCTGAGCAGCTATCTGCTCGACTATATCGACCGCAAGGGCGCAACCCATCGGTTGAAGCGGGAAGTCTACCACCGCACGCCCGCCGCCTGCATTCTGCTTTATGATCCCAGGCGCGACCTCGTCGTTCTCGTCCGCCAATTCCGCCTCGCCGTTCATCTCAACGGCGATCCCAGCTGGATAATCGAGGTGCCGGCCGGCCTTCTCGACGATGACCATCCCGAAACGGCGATCCGTCGCGAGGCGATGGAGGAGACCGGCTATCGCCTGCGCGAGGCGCGCTTCCTGTTCAAATCCTACACCTCACCGGGTGCCGTCACCGAAGTGGTCCACTTCTTCGCAGCCCTCGTCGACATCGCCGACCGCGTGGCCGAAGGCGGCGGCCTGGACGAGGAGCACGAGGATATCGAAGTCCTCGAGATTCCGCTCGACGAGGCGGCGACGATGATCGAAACCGGCGAGATCTTCGACGTCAAGACGATCGTGCTTCTGCAATGGGCCTTGTTGAACAGGGCAAAGCTGACAGCGTGA
- a CDS encoding phosphonate metabolism protein PhnM (TIGRFAM: phosphonate metabolism protein PhnM~PFAM: Amidohydrolase 3; amidohydrolase~KEGG: rec:RHECIAT_CH0001554 phosphonate metabolism protein): MWLSNFTLVLPNEVVSEGSVRVEGGVIAEIRPEPVAGAAIDGGRRLLMPGFVDLHGDMIEREIAPRPNATMPIDFGIHELDKKLAAAGVTTAFAAVSFATESVYGHVRSLETTSAVIEGINRLRDDLLIDHRVHARYEITNVGAAPALERLLNADQIDMVSLTDHTPGQGQYNNLQSYILSISERRAISEEMAAEIVAKRIAMRNNADIEAKLKEIVALSLKHKLSLASHDDDSVEKVAEMHDLGVTISEFPVTAPAAEEARRRGLWTLMGAPNALRGQSMSGNLSALDAARAGLLSVIAADYHPAAFVPGIFKLADMVDGGLPAAVAMATGNAARSAGLSDRGEIAIGQRADLVVVEPGDINRIRATFRAGRFVYSDGTLHPLRALAA, from the coding sequence ATGTGGCTCAGCAATTTCACCCTCGTTCTCCCAAACGAGGTGGTGAGTGAAGGTTCCGTGCGTGTTGAGGGTGGCGTCATCGCCGAGATCCGGCCGGAGCCGGTCGCCGGTGCTGCCATCGATGGCGGCAGGCGGCTGCTGATGCCGGGATTCGTCGATCTCCACGGCGACATGATCGAGCGCGAGATCGCCCCGCGGCCGAACGCGACGATGCCGATCGATTTCGGCATCCACGAACTCGACAAGAAGCTTGCCGCCGCCGGTGTCACCACAGCGTTTGCCGCCGTCTCTTTTGCGACCGAAAGCGTCTACGGCCACGTCCGCTCGCTGGAGACGACATCGGCGGTGATCGAAGGCATCAACCGCCTGCGTGATGATCTGCTGATCGACCACCGCGTCCACGCCCGTTACGAGATCACCAATGTCGGCGCAGCGCCTGCACTCGAACGCCTGCTGAATGCCGATCAGATCGACATGGTCTCGCTTACCGACCATACGCCGGGTCAGGGCCAGTACAACAACCTGCAAAGCTACATCCTTAGCATCTCCGAGCGCCGCGCCATCTCCGAGGAAATGGCGGCGGAGATCGTCGCCAAGCGCATTGCCATGCGCAACAATGCTGACATCGAGGCCAAGCTGAAGGAGATCGTCGCGCTGTCGCTGAAGCACAAGCTGTCGCTTGCCTCGCATGACGATGACAGCGTCGAAAAAGTCGCCGAGATGCACGATCTTGGCGTCACAATCAGCGAGTTTCCGGTCACCGCGCCTGCGGCCGAAGAGGCGCGCCGCCGCGGCCTCTGGACGCTGATGGGCGCGCCGAACGCGCTGCGCGGCCAGTCGATGTCGGGCAATCTCAGCGCGCTCGATGCCGCAAGGGCCGGCCTGCTGAGCGTCATCGCCGCCGATTATCATCCAGCTGCCTTCGTGCCTGGCATTTTCAAGCTTGCCGACATGGTGGACGGCGGCCTGCCGGCAGCCGTTGCCATGGCGACCGGCAATGCGGCCCGTTCCGCCGGCCTGTCGGATCGCGGCGAGATCGCCATCGGCCAGCGCGCCGATCTGGTCGTGGTCGAGCCGGGTGATATCAATCGCATCCGCGCCACCTTCCGCGCCGGCCGCTTCGTCTACAGCGACGGCACGCTGCATCCGTTAAGGGCGCTGGCGGCTTAA
- a CDS encoding phosphoribosylglycinamide formyltransferase (TIGRFAM: phosphoribosylglycinamide formyltransferase~PFAM: formyl transferase domain protein~KEGG: rec:RHECIAT_CH0001555 phosphoribosylglycinamide formyltransferase protein), with translation MSSPRKRAVVFISGSGSNMMALVAAAKAADYPAEIVGVISDKADAGGLAKAAAEGIATFAFPRKDYASKDAHEAAIFSALDELKPDILCLAGYMRLLTATFIQRYEGRMLNIHPSLLPLFPGLHTHQRAIDAGMRIAGCTVHFVTEGMDEGPVIGQAAVPVFSGDTAESLAARVLTIEHQIYPQALRLFAEGRVTMEGGKAVGAEASTAAPKTQLISLIGDRA, from the coding sequence ATGAGTTCGCCGCGCAAACGCGCCGTCGTCTTCATATCAGGCAGCGGCTCCAACATGATGGCGCTGGTTGCGGCGGCAAAGGCAGCCGACTATCCGGCCGAGATCGTCGGGGTGATTTCCGACAAGGCGGATGCCGGCGGGCTTGCCAAGGCCGCCGCCGAAGGCATTGCCACATTCGCTTTTCCCCGCAAGGACTACGCCAGCAAGGACGCGCATGAGGCGGCGATCTTTTCGGCGCTCGACGAGCTTAAACCCGATATTCTTTGCCTGGCAGGCTATATGCGGCTGCTGACGGCGACGTTCATCCAGCGTTATGAAGGCCGGATGCTCAACATCCACCCTTCCCTGCTGCCCTTATTTCCGGGCCTGCATACGCATCAGCGGGCGATCGACGCCGGCATGCGGATCGCCGGCTGCACGGTGCATTTCGTCACCGAAGGCATGGATGAGGGGCCGGTGATCGGCCAGGCGGCCGTACCTGTTTTTTCCGGTGACACGGCCGAAAGCCTTGCCGCGCGTGTGCTCACCATCGAACACCAGATTTACCCGCAAGCGCTGCGGCTCTTTGCCGAAGGCCGTGTGACGATGGAAGGCGGCAAGGCCGTCGGCGCGGAGGCTTCGACCGCCGCACCCAAGACCCAGCTTATTTCGCTGATCGGCGACCGCGCTTAA
- a CDS encoding phosphoribosylformylglycinamidine cyclo-ligase (KEGG: rec:RHECIAT_CH0001556 phosphoribosylformylglycinamidine cyclo-ligase protein~TIGRFAM: phosphoribosylformylglycinamidine cyclo-ligase~PFAM: AIR synthase related protein domain protein; AIR synthase related protein), translating into MSQSGKNGLTYSDAGVDIDAGNLLVEKIKPAVRSTRRPGADGEIGGFGGLFDLKAAGFTDPVLVAANDGVGTKLKIAIDADYHDTVGIDLVAMCVNDLVVQGAEPLFFLDYFATGKLDPDQGAAIVGGIAAGCREAGCALIGGETAEMPGMYSSGDYDLAGFAVGAAERGKLLPSGDIAEGDVILGLASSGVHSNGFSLVRKIVELSGLDWDAPAPFAEGKKLGEALLEPTRIYVKPLLKAIRETGAIKALAHITGGGFPENIPRVLPKHLAAEIDLAAVKVPPVFSWLAKTGGVESKEMLRTFNCGVGMIAVVAGENVATVSAALEAEGETVITLGRMIAREEGAAGTVYKGTLAI; encoded by the coding sequence ATGAGCCAGTCTGGGAAAAACGGCCTGACATATAGCGATGCGGGCGTCGACATCGATGCCGGCAACCTCCTCGTCGAGAAGATCAAGCCGGCGGTGCGCTCGACCCGCCGTCCCGGCGCCGACGGCGAGATCGGCGGCTTCGGCGGGCTTTTCGATCTCAAGGCGGCAGGTTTTACCGATCCGGTTCTCGTCGCCGCCAATGACGGCGTCGGCACCAAGCTGAAGATCGCGATCGATGCCGACTATCACGACACCGTCGGGATCGACCTCGTCGCCATGTGCGTCAACGATCTCGTGGTACAGGGCGCCGAGCCGCTGTTCTTCCTGGATTATTTCGCGACCGGCAAGCTCGACCCCGATCAGGGTGCGGCCATCGTCGGCGGCATTGCCGCCGGCTGCCGCGAGGCCGGCTGCGCGCTGATCGGCGGCGAGACGGCCGAAATGCCCGGCATGTATTCCTCCGGCGACTACGATCTCGCCGGCTTTGCTGTCGGTGCGGCCGAACGCGGCAAGCTCCTGCCATCCGGCGATATTGCCGAGGGTGACGTGATCCTCGGCCTTGCCTCCTCCGGCGTTCATTCCAACGGCTTCTCGCTGGTGCGCAAGATCGTCGAATTGTCCGGCCTCGATTGGGATGCACCGGCGCCGTTCGCCGAGGGCAAGAAGCTCGGCGAAGCCCTGCTCGAGCCGACACGCATCTATGTGAAGCCGCTTCTGAAGGCGATCCGCGAGACCGGCGCCATCAAGGCGCTGGCGCACATCACCGGCGGCGGCTTCCCGGAAAATATTCCGCGCGTGCTGCCGAAGCATCTGGCGGCCGAGATCGATCTTGCCGCCGTCAAGGTGCCGCCGGTGTTTTCATGGCTCGCCAAGACGGGCGGCGTCGAATCCAAGGAAATGCTGCGCACCTTCAACTGCGGTGTCGGCATGATCGCCGTTGTTGCCGGCGAGAATGTCGCGACGGTTTCCGCGGCTCTCGAAGCCGAGGGCGAGACAGTTATCACGCTCGGCCGCATGATCGCCCGCGAAGAAGGCGCTGCCGGCACGGTCTACAAGGGCACGCTTGCCATATGA
- a CDS encoding protein of unknown function UPF0118 (PFAM: protein of unknown function UPF0118~KEGG: rec:RHECIAT_CH0001557 putative permease protein), which yields MPQQVSGNILKRQIFFWLAALVFFIAFLYVFSSILLPFIAGMAIAYFLDPVADRLERLGLSRMMATIGILVAFVIVFALALMILIPVLISQFNDFAQRLPGYISQLQQFITQAQNSLLPDWVENQMGAIKDNLSGILSEGMGFLTGLFAQIWNSGKAIVDVISLLVVTPVVAFYILLDWDRMVAKVDQWIPRDYVSDVRQIAKEIDQAIAGFIRGQGSLCLILGIYYAVGLSLVGLNFGLLIGLFAGMISFIPYVGSMVGLVLAIGVALVQFWPDYPWIGLVLVVFFSGQFLEGNILQPKLVGSSVGLHPVWLMFALFAFGALFGFVGLLVAVPAAAAVGVLVRFALSRYLQSDLYFGGSPSGRARKTKSVPNE from the coding sequence ATGCCACAGCAAGTCAGTGGGAACATTCTCAAGCGTCAGATCTTCTTCTGGCTGGCGGCGCTCGTCTTTTTCATCGCCTTCCTTTATGTCTTCAGCTCGATCCTGTTGCCCTTCATCGCCGGCATGGCGATCGCCTATTTCCTCGATCCGGTGGCCGACCGGCTGGAGCGGCTGGGTCTGAGCCGCATGATGGCGACCATCGGCATTCTCGTTGCCTTCGTCATCGTCTTCGCGCTGGCGCTGATGATCCTCATTCCGGTGCTGATCAGCCAGTTCAACGATTTCGCTCAACGTCTGCCGGGTTATATCAGCCAATTGCAGCAGTTCATCACGCAGGCGCAGAATTCGCTGCTGCCGGACTGGGTCGAGAACCAGATGGGCGCGATCAAGGACAATCTCTCCGGCATCCTGTCGGAGGGCATGGGCTTCCTCACCGGGCTCTTTGCGCAGATCTGGAATTCCGGCAAGGCGATCGTCGACGTCATATCGCTGCTTGTGGTCACCCCCGTCGTCGCCTTCTACATCCTGCTCGATTGGGACCGTATGGTCGCCAAGGTCGATCAGTGGATCCCGCGCGATTATGTCAGCGATGTTCGCCAGATCGCCAAGGAGATTGACCAGGCAATCGCCGGTTTCATTCGCGGCCAGGGCTCGCTCTGCCTCATCCTCGGCATCTATTATGCCGTCGGCCTTTCTCTCGTCGGGCTGAATTTCGGCCTGCTGATCGGCCTCTTCGCCGGCATGATCAGTTTCATTCCCTATGTCGGCTCGATGGTTGGCCTCGTGCTCGCCATCGGCGTGGCGCTTGTGCAGTTCTGGCCCGATTATCCGTGGATCGGGCTGGTGCTCGTCGTCTTCTTCAGCGGTCAGTTCCTCGAGGGCAACATTCTGCAGCCGAAGCTCGTCGGCTCCAGCGTCGGCCTGCATCCGGTCTGGCTGATGTTTGCGCTGTTTGCCTTCGGCGCGCTCTTCGGTTTCGTCGGGCTTCTGGTTGCGGTGCCGGCGGCTGCGGCCGTCGGCGTCCTTGTTCGTTTCGCGCTTTCGCGCTACCTTCAGAGCGATCTTTATTTTGGCGGGTCGCCCAGTGGCCGCGCCCGGAAGACGAAATCAGTTCCCAATGAATGA